One genomic segment of Lytechinus pictus isolate F3 Inbred chromosome 18, Lp3.0, whole genome shotgun sequence includes these proteins:
- the LOC129281270 gene encoding peptide methionine sulfoxide reductase MsrA-like, giving the protein MDHNIDGKLAAAVMYIIGLLSSTWIVTMATDSAGCRDAESFLRYRKIEPSTTPYSEPLISTVKATFGMGCFWGVEASFGALPGVVRVKAGYTGGKLEDPNYRRLGDHTEAVEIEFDPTKTSYRELLRVFYQDHDATELYKTQYMSAIFYHDEVQRHQAEASLQAEQKRRGEALEVVTKILPAGKFYPAEDYHQKYFLRQQHALVASLDLKDADFLSSSRTSRLLGYMSGPGTLEAFNAEVENLALSSSQADFMRVLIENKDGGTCH; this is encoded by the exons ATGGATCACAATATTGATGGGAAATTGGCTGCAGCTGTGATGTACATAATTGGATTGCTGAGTTCAACATggattgttaccatggcaactgataGTGCTGGTTGTAGAGATGCTGAAAGTTTTTTGAGATACAGAAAG ATAGAGCCTTCTACCACTCCGTACTCTGAACCTCTTATCTCGACTgtcaaagccacatttggtatGGGATGTTTCTGGGGAGTGGAGGCATCCTTCGGAGCGTTGCCGGGTGTGGTCAGAGTCAAGGCTGGTTACACCGGTGGAAAGCTGGAGGACCCCAATTACAGAAGATT GGGAGATCACACAGAGGCTGTAGAAATTGAGTTTGATCCAACAAAAACAAGTTACAGAGAACTCCTGAGAGTATTCTACCAAGATCATGATGCGACAGAGCTTTACAAGACCCAATACATGTCTgccattttctatcatgatgaAGTACAGCGCCACCAAGCCGAGGCATCATTACAGGCTGAACAGAAGAGGAGAGGAGAAGCGTTGGAGGTTGTGACAAAGATTTTACCGGCTGGAAAATTTTACCCTGCAGAAGA CTACCATCAAAAGTACTTTCTTCGCCAGCAGCATGCACTTGTTGCGAGCCTTGATCTCAAAGATGCAGATTTTCTCTCCTCATCCCGGACCTCTCGGTTGCTAGGATACATGAGTGGACCAGGCACATTGGAAGCTTTTAATGCTGAAGTAGAGAATCTAGCACTAAGTTCATCTCAGGCTGATTTTATGCGTGTGCTCATCGAGAATAAAGATGGCGGAACATGCCATTGA